A window from Salvia miltiorrhiza cultivar Shanhuang (shh) chromosome 2, IMPLAD_Smil_shh, whole genome shotgun sequence encodes these proteins:
- the LOC131009163 gene encoding ketol-acid reductoisomerase, chloroplastic: MAAAAPTSFSTASASTRALNPPPTAPAASLGFLSTSSPSLKALRSAACSRAASGSAAAARMVSVPAIKLPESLDFQTSVFNKEKVNLAGHDEYIVRGGRNLFKLLPDAFKGIKQIGVIGWGSQGPAQAQNLRDSLAEVNSDIVVKVGLRKGSRSFAEARAAGFTEESGTLGDIWETVSSSDLVLLLISDSAQADNYEKVFSHMKPNSILGLSHGFLLGHLQSVGLDFPKNISVIAVCPKGMGPSVRRLYVQGKEINGAGINSSFAVHQDVDGRATDVALGWSVALGSPFTFATTLEQEYKSDIFGERGILLGAVHGVVECLFRRYTENGMSEDLAYKNTVESITGTISKTISTKGMLAVYNALDAQGKKDFETAYSASYYPCMDILYECYEDVASGSEIRSVVLAGRRFYEKEGLPAFPMGKIDQTRMWKVGERVRAQRPAGDLGPLYPFTAGVFVALMMAQIEILRKKGHSYSEIINESVIESVDSLNPFMHARGVSFMVDNCSTTARLGSRKWAPRFDYILTQQALVAVDNGSAINQDLLSNFLSDPVHGAIEVCAQLRPTVDISVPADADFVRPELRQSGN, encoded by the exons ATGGCGGCGGCCGCTCCCACCTCCttctccaccgcctccgcctccaccAGAGCTCTCAATCCTCCTCCCACAGCTCCAGCTGCGTCCCTGGGCTTCCTGTCCACCTCCTCCCCTTCTCTCAAGGCGCTCCGCTCCGCCGCATGCTCCAGAGCCGCGTCCGGCTCCGCCGCGGCGGCTCGCATGGTGTCGGTTCCCGCCATCAAGCTTCCGGAGTCGCTCGATTTCCAGACCTCCGTCTTCAACAAGGAGAAGGTCAACCTCGCCGGTCACGATGAG TACATTGTGAGAGGAGGAAGGAATCTATTCAAGTTGTTGCCAGATGCATTCAAGGGCATCAAGCAGATTGGGGTGATTGGTTGGGGCTCGCAG GGACCTGCTCAAGCTCAGAACTTGAGGGATTCTCTTGCTGAAGTAAATTCTGATATTGTTGTTAAG GTTGGTTTGAGAAAGGGTTCTCGTTCATTTGCTGAGGCCCGTGCTGCTGGGTTTACAGAGGAAAGTGGGACGCTTGGAGACATATGGGAAACTGTATCCAGCAGTGATTTGGTGCTGCTCTTGATATCAGATTCAGCTCAG GCGGATAATTATGAAAAAGTGTTCTCACACATGAAGCCAAATAGCATCCTTGGACTCTCCCATGGGTTCCTGTTGGGACATCTGCAGTCAGTGGGTCTTGACTTTCCAAAGAACATTAGTGTGATAGCTGTGTGTCCCAAGGGGATGGGGCCGTCTGTGAGAAGGTTATATGTGCAAGGGAAAGAAATCAACGGTGCTGGTATTAATTCAAGTTTTGCTGTCCACCAG GATGTTGATGGGCGAGCTACTGATGTTGCCCTTGGATGGTCAGTGGCCCTTGGTTCACCTTTCACTTTTGCCACTACTTTGGAGCaggaatataaaagtgatatcTTTGGGGAACGAG GAATATTGCTTGGTGCTGTGCATGGTGTTGTGGAATGCTTATTCAGAAGGTACACTGAAAATGGGATGAGTGAGGATCTTGCTTACAAGAACACCGTTGAGAGCATTACAGGGACGATATCAAAGACCATATCAACTAAG GGTATGCTAGCGGTCTATAATGCCTTAGATGCACAAGGCAAAAAGGACTTTGAGACAGCGTATAGTGCTTCGTATTATCCCTGCATGGACATTCTGTATGAGTGCTACGAAGATGTGGCCAGTGGCAGTGAGATCAGGAGTGTTGTCTTGGCTGGCCGTCGATTTTAT GAGAAGGAAGGGCTGCCTGCCTTCCCTATGGGTAAAATCGATCAGACCAGGATGTGGAAAGTTGGTGAGCGCGTGAGAGCCCAACGCCCAGCAGGTGACTTGGGACCTCTGTATCCTTTCACAGCAGGAGTCTTTGTGGCATTGATGATGGCCCAG ATTGAGATTTTGAGGAAGAAGGGACACTCTTACTCTGAGATCATAAACGAGAGCGTGATCGAGTCTGTGGACTCGTTGAATCCTTTCATGCACGCCCGCGGCGTTTCATTCATGGTCGACAACTGCTCGACAACAGCACGGTTGGGATCAAGGAAATGGGCCCCGAGATTCGATTACATCCTCACCCAGCAGGCACTTGTAGCAGTGGACAATGGCTCCGCGATCAACCAGGACCTCTTGAGCAACTTCCTGTCGGATCCCGTGCACGGCGCCATCGAAGTATGCGCCCAGCTGAGGCCCACCGTCGACATCTCAGTGCCCGCAGACGCAGATTTCGTCCGCCCGGAGCTGCGACAATCCGGCAACTGA
- the LOC131009165 gene encoding ubiquitin-conjugating enzyme E2 36-like, which yields MASCNLPRRIIKETQRLLDEPAPGISALPSEENMRYFNVIILGPAQSPYEGGVFKLELFLPEEYPMAPPKVRFLTKIYHPNIDKLGRICLDILKDKWSPALQIRTVLLSIQALISAPNPDDPLSENVAKHWKANESEAVETAKEWTRLYATGA from the exons GAAACACAGCGGCTCCTAGATGAACCAG CTCCTGGAATTAGTGCTTTGCCTTCGGAAGAGAACATGCGCTATTTCAATGTAATTATACTCGGTCCTGCCCAATCTCCATATGAAG GAGGTGTATTCAAGCTCGAATTGTTTCTACCTGAAGAATATCCTATGGCACCTCCAAAG GTGCGCTTTCTTACAAAAATATATCATCCTAACATTGACAAG CTTGGTAGGATTTGCCTGGATATTCTGAAAGATAAATGGAGTCCAGCCCTCCAGATACGAACTGTATTGCTGAG CATACAAGCACTCATTAGTGCCCCAAATCCCGACGATCCACTTTCTGAGAACGTTGCCAAACATTGGAAGGCTAATGAAAGTGAAGCTGTCGAAACAG CAAAGGAGTGGACACGCTTGTATGCAACCGGTGCATGA